The following coding sequences are from one Novipirellula caenicola window:
- the larC gene encoding nickel pincer cofactor biosynthesis protein LarC → MTKIAYFDCLSGISGDMTLGALIDIGAQTGELDANTIQSAVRSMGLGEITIQSETVKKKGFRAIKVDIAHPPEHAHRHLHHITEMIDRADAIAPEAKQLAHKIFLELAKAEAKVHGSTIEKVHFHEVGAIDSIADIVGTAVAMTQLGIDSVEASPVPTGSGTITIAHGRVAIPAPATAELLKGIPIATSDVQAELTTPTGAAILKATATRFGSIPSMSTIAVGYGAGTKDLEAQANILKVMLGERTGQTASSQETARDYPLETDQVVVLETNIDDASPQSLAFCADRLFDAGALDVFQTPCVMKKGRLGVVLTTVCDAEHVAQLESILFTHTSSIGIRRHTSNRRKLVRRSETVSTEFGAVRGKVVIVPGGSERFAVEDDDAVAMAKQHSVDVNQVRAAAQSAWKNNKS, encoded by the coding sequence ATGACCAAAATCGCCTATTTTGACTGTCTCAGTGGAATCAGCGGCGACATGACGCTGGGAGCTCTGATCGATATCGGTGCCCAAACCGGTGAACTTGACGCAAATACGATCCAATCCGCCGTTCGATCGATGGGGCTTGGCGAAATCACGATTCAGTCGGAAACGGTCAAAAAAAAGGGCTTTCGCGCGATCAAAGTCGACATCGCGCATCCTCCGGAACACGCCCATCGGCATTTGCATCACATCACCGAAATGATCGATCGTGCCGATGCCATCGCCCCCGAAGCCAAACAGTTGGCCCACAAAATTTTTCTGGAATTGGCCAAAGCCGAAGCGAAAGTGCATGGTTCGACGATCGAAAAGGTCCACTTTCACGAGGTCGGAGCGATCGATTCGATCGCCGATATCGTCGGCACCGCCGTGGCGATGACCCAGCTGGGGATTGATTCGGTCGAGGCATCGCCCGTCCCCACGGGCTCGGGAACAATCACGATCGCGCATGGCCGGGTCGCGATTCCCGCTCCCGCGACCGCCGAGTTGCTCAAAGGGATCCCGATCGCGACGTCCGACGTGCAGGCCGAGCTGACGACTCCGACTGGAGCGGCGATATTGAAAGCGACCGCGACTCGCTTTGGCTCGATCCCGTCGATGAGCACGATCGCCGTGGGCTACGGGGCCGGAACGAAAGACCTGGAGGCCCAGGCCAACATTTTGAAGGTCATGCTGGGCGAGCGGACGGGGCAGACCGCGTCATCGCAAGAAACCGCACGCGACTACCCGCTGGAAACCGATCAAGTGGTCGTGCTAGAAACGAACATCGACGACGCATCGCCGCAATCGCTGGCTTTTTGCGCCGATCGTTTGTTCGATGCCGGAGCACTGGACGTCTTTCAAACCCCATGCGTGATGAAAAAAGGACGGTTGGGAGTTGTTTTGACGACCGTTTGTGACGCTGAACACGTCGCCCAGCTCGAATCGATTCTATTCACTCATACCTCGTCGATCGGGATTCGCCGTCACACATCCAACCGCCGCAAATTGGTCCGCCGCAGCGAAACCGTCTCGACCGAGTTCGGTGCGGTTCGCGGCAAGGTGGTGATTGTCCCCGGCGGCAGCGAGCGGTTTGCGGTCGAAGACGACGACGCCGTCGCGATGGCAAAACAGCACTCGGTCGACGTGAACCAAGTTCGCGCCGCCGCCCAATCCGCATGGAAAAACAATAAATCGTAA